Proteins from a single region of Salinibacter grassmerensis:
- a CDS encoding energy transducer TonB, whose translation MRRSTAFTSDHAYRRRLLGALAVVLALGVALVRWWPAPSPQAPDGPFGERGPDRIQVNEVQPTAQAREQTPPPPAPVPPRVVPNNVVIEEEIEFGTSALAVDAPEDDDQLREGTTGPPGATRTPDTNARLFRAVQPDYPTAARKENVQARIRIAVQVSETGQVTGATVLKRWQLADGRRARAVAHLNYGLEEAALVAARRSRFRPAQQNGQPVASQTTLTFEFGTSE comes from the coding sequence ATGCGCCGCTCCACCGCCTTCACGTCCGACCACGCGTACCGGCGACGCCTTCTCGGGGCGCTGGCCGTCGTGCTGGCGCTCGGCGTTGCCCTCGTGCGCTGGTGGCCGGCACCGTCCCCGCAGGCCCCGGACGGTCCATTCGGAGAGCGGGGCCCGGACCGCATCCAGGTCAACGAGGTGCAGCCGACGGCCCAGGCCCGCGAGCAGACGCCGCCCCCACCGGCACCGGTGCCCCCAAGGGTCGTTCCCAACAACGTCGTAATCGAGGAAGAGATTGAGTTTGGCACGTCCGCCCTGGCCGTCGACGCCCCCGAGGACGACGATCAACTGCGGGAGGGGACGACCGGCCCCCCGGGCGCAACCCGCACGCCCGACACCAACGCCCGCCTGTTCCGGGCCGTACAGCCCGACTATCCGACCGCTGCCCGCAAGGAGAACGTGCAGGCCCGGATCCGCATCGCCGTGCAGGTCTCCGAGACGGGGCAGGTCACCGGGGCGACCGTCCTGAAGCGCTGGCAGCTCGCAGACGGGAGACGTGCCCGCGCCGTCGCACACCTCAATTACGGCCTCGAGGAGGCGGCCCTCGTTGCCGCCCGCCGGTCTCGCTTCCGCCCTGCCCAGCAGAACGGCCAGCCGGTTGCCAGCCAGACGACGCTCACCTTCGAGTTTGGCACATCGGAGTGA
- a CDS encoding ATP-dependent Clp protease adaptor ClpS, with the protein MTEGFPQRMLGAPAEPDVKPAPPEVEEAEQEEEDRGTDEPWFVVLFNDEVHTFEEVIGQLVKATGCSRGEAEDMAWTVHNEGKATVYEGTFEECFEVQSVLKEIQLVTEIQG; encoded by the coding sequence ATGACTGAGGGTTTTCCGCAACGCATGCTTGGGGCACCGGCTGAGCCGGACGTCAAACCGGCGCCGCCGGAGGTGGAAGAGGCCGAACAAGAAGAGGAAGACAGGGGCACCGACGAGCCCTGGTTCGTCGTCCTCTTCAACGACGAAGTGCACACCTTCGAGGAGGTCATCGGGCAGCTGGTGAAGGCCACGGGCTGTAGCCGTGGTGAGGCCGAAGACATGGCCTGGACGGTTCACAACGAGGGCAAGGCGACCGTCTACGAGGGCACTTTTGAGGAGTGCTTCGAGGTCCAGAGTGTGCTGAAGGAAATCCAGCTCGTGACGGAAATTCAGGGGTAG
- a CDS encoding endonuclease/exonuclease/phosphatase family protein encodes MALPSDYDFPDDDTVRVATWNLEHFVDGHDNPYIDAGTENTPASDLTDRKRRVARALRRLDADLVVLQEAESEAFLDSFVENRLGDTSYRFATSVESPTWYMNVVLLSRYPLGVVRNYADVVTPIVGQDADNGAPAAQSLTNHRLWTADVRVAPDRVWTLAGAHLKAGRSAEDRGWRIGQIRFLHAELSRLHSARPAAKMLVAGDLNSLSDSPELRLLLNDPGRPAPDSVRPGRIPGRVQLTDPLSNRPTPTHPSDDPVRQLDYLLPNSALSDRLVDGSAHVARPLPADSMAATSDHLPVAASFLRNTE; translated from the coding sequence ATGGCCCTTCCGTCGGACTACGACTTTCCGGACGATGATACCGTCCGGGTCGCAACCTGGAACCTAGAGCACTTCGTGGACGGGCACGACAACCCATACATCGATGCCGGCACCGAAAACACGCCCGCATCGGACCTGACGGATCGGAAGCGACGCGTTGCCCGGGCGCTGCGCCGGCTCGACGCGGACCTCGTGGTGCTGCAGGAGGCCGAGAGTGAAGCCTTTCTCGATTCCTTCGTCGAGAACCGCCTCGGGGACACGAGCTATCGCTTTGCGACCTCCGTGGAGAGCCCCACCTGGTACATGAACGTGGTGCTCTTGAGCCGATATCCGCTCGGCGTGGTGCGAAACTACGCGGACGTGGTGACCCCCATCGTGGGCCAGGACGCCGACAACGGAGCGCCCGCGGCGCAGTCGCTCACCAACCACCGCCTGTGGACGGCCGACGTGCGGGTGGCCCCGGATCGGGTGTGGACGCTGGCCGGCGCCCACCTAAAAGCCGGCCGCAGCGCAGAAGACCGAGGCTGGCGCATCGGCCAAATCCGCTTTCTGCACGCGGAACTGTCTCGTCTCCACAGCGCCCGACCGGCGGCCAAGATGCTGGTGGCGGGCGACCTGAACTCACTCTCCGACAGCCCCGAACTGCGCCTCCTGCTCAACGACCCCGGTCGGCCGGCGCCGGATTCGGTCCGGCCCGGGCGCATCCCGGGACGCGTCCAGCTTACCGACCCACTGTCCAACCGCCCCACGCCCACCCATCCCTCGGACGATCCCGTCCGCCAGCTCGACTATCTTCTGCCCAACTCTGCCCTCTCTGATCGTCTCGTGGACGGCTCGGCGCACGTGGCGCGCCCCCTCCCGGCCGACTCGATGGCCGCCACCAGCGATCACCTGCCCGTCGCTGCCTCGTTCCTACGGAACACAGAATAG
- the carA gene encoding glutamine-hydrolyzing carbamoyl-phosphate synthase small subunit → MTHASSSSTRDPAKLVLSDGTVARGVALGQRGLTGGELCFNTSMTGYQEIMTDPSYYGQLMMMTQPHIGNYGASAEDMEADTPMVAGFIVRDYPRRHSNTQADETLEAFMQHHDLVGIAGVDTRALVRHVRDKGVMNAVISSEDLEEETLLQKARDWPSMAGRKLASEVSTDGPYTFCEGPGPRIAVYDFGVKQNILRSFRRRGCTVKVVPGDTDLGDVLGWDPDGLFFSNGPGDPRPMADAIETVSEAIDTGLPIFGICLGHQLMALAEGIEVYKMHVGHRGANHPVKNLDTGQVEVTTQNHGFAVDPESIAPETARVTHVNLNDDTIEGLEFKTFAGMSLQYHPEASPGPHDSHYHFNRFMELVAEERDVTLPEAATEPAVATA, encoded by the coding sequence ATGACCCACGCTTCTTCCTCCTCCACCCGCGATCCCGCCAAGCTGGTCCTGTCCGACGGCACCGTCGCCCGTGGCGTTGCGCTCGGCCAGCGAGGGCTCACCGGCGGCGAGCTGTGCTTCAACACGAGCATGACGGGATACCAGGAGATCATGACGGATCCGTCCTACTATGGCCAGCTCATGATGATGACCCAGCCCCACATTGGCAACTACGGCGCCTCGGCCGAAGACATGGAAGCCGACACGCCGATGGTGGCGGGCTTCATCGTCCGCGACTACCCGCGTCGTCACTCCAACACCCAGGCCGACGAGACGCTTGAGGCCTTCATGCAGCACCACGATCTCGTGGGCATCGCGGGGGTGGACACCCGGGCGCTCGTTCGGCATGTGCGGGACAAGGGGGTCATGAACGCCGTCATCTCGTCCGAGGACCTGGAGGAGGAGACGCTCCTGCAAAAGGCACGCGACTGGCCCAGCATGGCGGGCCGCAAGCTGGCCTCGGAGGTGAGCACCGATGGCCCCTACACCTTCTGTGAAGGGCCCGGGCCGCGCATCGCGGTGTACGACTTCGGGGTCAAGCAGAACATCCTGCGCTCGTTTCGCCGGCGGGGGTGCACGGTAAAGGTGGTGCCGGGCGACACGGACCTCGGCGACGTGCTCGGCTGGGACCCCGACGGCCTGTTCTTCTCGAACGGCCCCGGCGACCCGCGCCCGATGGCCGATGCGATCGAGACCGTGAGCGAGGCCATCGACACGGGCCTCCCGATCTTCGGCATCTGCCTGGGCCACCAGCTGATGGCCCTGGCAGAGGGAATTGAGGTCTACAAAATGCACGTGGGCCACCGCGGGGCGAACCATCCGGTCAAAAACCTCGACACCGGGCAGGTGGAAGTGACGACCCAGAATCACGGCTTCGCGGTCGATCCGGAGTCGATTGCCCCGGAGACGGCCCGCGTGACGCATGTCAATTTGAACGACGATACGATCGAGGGGCTCGAGTTCAAGACCTTCGCCGGCATGTCGCTGCAGTATCACCCGGAGGCGTCTCCCGGCCCGCACGACAGCCACTATCACTTCAACCGCTTCATGGAGCTGGTGGCGGAGGAACGCGATGTGACACTGCCGGAGGCAGCCACCGAGCCGGCCGTCGCGACGGCGTAG
- the purS gene encoding phosphoribosylformylglycinamidine synthase subunit PurS, which translates to MYKATISITLRPSILDPEGKTIQHALTNLGYDAVDQVRMGKQAEVWIDAASEAEAREVATEACEKLLANPVTENFDIQIESASREAAEEGTA; encoded by the coding sequence ATGTACAAAGCTACGATCTCGATCACCCTCCGCCCGTCCATCCTCGATCCCGAGGGCAAGACCATCCAGCACGCCCTGACCAACCTCGGGTACGACGCGGTGGACCAGGTACGCATGGGCAAGCAGGCGGAGGTGTGGATCGACGCGGCCAGCGAAGCCGAGGCCCGTGAGGTGGCCACGGAGGCCTGCGAAAAGCTACTCGCAAACCCTGTCACCGAAAACTTCGACATCCAGATCGAATCTGCGTCCCGCGAGGCGGCCGAGGAGGGAACGGCCTGA
- the folK gene encoding 2-amino-4-hydroxy-6-hydroxymethyldihydropteridine diphosphokinase gives MSSTYLGLGSNKGDRLEHLHRAVERLQQRDAIDVVSVSPVYETEAHTTSPDETQPSFLNAVTRLAVEVDPDALLRVAHEVERAEGRIRAAEQRWGPRPLDVDLLAVGSLTRNTEALTLPHPRLAERRFVLRPWADLAPNFVVPPPFDQSIRSLFDECGDPASIQQTDYTIGDETASPEAPGTQVSKQSGGG, from the coding sequence ATGTCTTCTACTTACCTGGGGCTTGGATCCAACAAAGGCGACCGCTTGGAGCACCTGCACCGGGCGGTCGAGCGGTTGCAACAGCGCGACGCCATCGACGTGGTGAGCGTGTCCCCCGTCTACGAGACCGAAGCCCACACGACCTCGCCGGACGAGACCCAGCCTTCGTTTTTGAACGCCGTGACGCGACTGGCCGTCGAGGTCGATCCGGACGCCCTCCTTCGAGTAGCGCACGAGGTGGAGCGGGCGGAGGGGCGCATCCGGGCCGCCGAGCAGCGGTGGGGGCCTCGCCCCCTGGACGTCGACCTGCTGGCAGTCGGATCCCTCACGCGAAACACTGAGGCCCTCACGCTCCCTCATCCTCGTCTCGCGGAGCGCCGGTTCGTGCTCCGGCCCTGGGCCGACCTCGCGCCAAACTTCGTCGTCCCGCCGCCGTTCGATCAGTCTATTCGGTCACTGTTCGATGAGTGCGGGGACCCGGCCTCCATTCAGCAGACGGACTACACGATTGGAGACGAGACGGCGTCCCCAGAAGCCCCCGGCACGCAAGTCTCCAAACAGTCCGGTGGGGGCTGA
- a CDS encoding phosphatidylserine decarboxylase family protein, with product MIAREGYTIIAVAASLALVLTAGAFWVDAWLWRGLMLALAIGGLAFTLYFFRDPERTPPPDALETGIVAPADGRVVEIAEEEEPLYLDGPARRISIFLSPLDVHVNRVPARGVIEHAEYRPGDYLVAWHPKASEKNERSEFGLRHPSGTKLLFKQIAGAVARRIEYDLHEGDTVETGARFGIVKFGSRMDLLVPPSVELHAEEGQVVRAGTTVLGRIPTPDSGQSSSSEATAAPAASSARRSSAS from the coding sequence GTGATTGCACGCGAAGGATACACAATTATCGCCGTCGCTGCGAGCCTAGCGCTCGTGCTGACGGCAGGGGCGTTTTGGGTCGACGCGTGGCTGTGGCGGGGGCTGATGCTCGCTCTTGCGATTGGGGGCCTCGCGTTTACTCTCTACTTCTTCCGGGACCCGGAGCGGACGCCGCCGCCGGACGCCCTGGAGACTGGCATCGTGGCCCCGGCCGACGGCCGGGTCGTGGAGATCGCGGAAGAGGAGGAGCCCCTGTATCTCGACGGCCCGGCCCGGCGCATCTCCATCTTTCTCTCGCCGTTGGACGTGCACGTGAACCGGGTGCCGGCACGGGGCGTCATCGAGCACGCCGAGTACCGTCCGGGTGACTACCTCGTGGCGTGGCATCCGAAGGCCAGTGAAAAGAACGAGCGGTCCGAGTTCGGCCTGCGACACCCCAGTGGCACGAAACTCCTGTTTAAGCAAATCGCGGGGGCGGTGGCACGCCGCATCGAATACGATCTCCATGAGGGGGATACGGTGGAAACCGGGGCGCGCTTCGGCATCGTCAAGTTTGGGTCCCGGATGGACCTGCTCGTGCCGCCATCGGTAGAGCTTCACGCAGAAGAGGGACAGGTGGTGCGGGCGGGGACGACGGTTCTGGGACGCATCCCGACGCCCGACTCCGGCCAGTCCTCGTCCTCGGAGGCAACCGCCGCGCCGGCCGCCTCGTCCGCACGCCGCTCGTCTGCTTCTTGA
- the carB gene encoding carbamoyl-phosphate synthase large subunit, with protein MPKRTDIETVLLIGSGPIVIGQACEFDYSGSQSARALMDEGYRVVLVNSNPATIMTDPLMADEVYLRPLTPSSIAQIAREEEPDAVLPTMGGQTGLNVAQDLKKDGFWHEEGIEVIGVDIDTVQITEDRQEFRTLMDDIGLDQSRSDTAKSLLEAKEITQELGGLPVVIRPSYTLGGSGGGIVWKEEQFEAMITRGLELSPTHQVLIDECLFGWKEYELELLRDPNDNVIIIASIENVTPMGVHTGDSVTVAPQQTLTDKQFQRMRDAAIKAMNSIGTFAGGCNIQFAFEPGTGRMIVIEINPRVSRSSALASKATGYPIAKVASKLAVGYTLDELPNEVTGDTSACFEPSLDYVVTKIPRFNFDKFEGVDEELTTQMKAVGEVMSIGRTFNESLQKAWQSLEIGYAGLGADRPDADRETVRERLTAPRWDNLLHVRHAFRYGASVEEVHDITQIDKWFLYQIKDLVALEEAIRSTSLREMDARFLQEAKRAGFSDEQIAFLVPEDVSDREVRAHRKDEDVTPAYQLVDTCAGEFPAETPYYYSSYETVNESTVTDQPKVLILGSGPNRIGQGIEFDYCCVHGVKAAQEMGYEALMLNCNPETVSTDFDVADKLYFEPVFWERVQDVIDLEQPEGVILQLGGQTAIKLGERFEEDGIQILGTSYSKMDLVEDRGKFTSILQKLDIPFPPYGVAHSREEALETADRLGYPTLIRPSYVLGGEGMRIAINEDEVAEYVGNVLETYPDNEILLDRFLEDAVELDVDAICDGDEVWIAGMMQHIEPAGVHSGDSTAVLPPFSLSDAVLDTIREYVRALAFELDVLGLVNVQLIVKDGTVYVIEANPRASRTVPFIAKAADIPIPAIATKVMLGEKLETFRERGDLQSDLEEYAIKEPVFSWDKFPEVPKELGPEMKSTGESIAFVESLDAEQFEQPYEMKDLYLSR; from the coding sequence ATGCCCAAGCGCACCGACATCGAGACCGTTCTTCTCATCGGGTCCGGCCCCATCGTGATCGGGCAGGCCTGCGAGTTTGACTACAGCGGCAGCCAGTCGGCCCGTGCCCTGATGGACGAGGGCTACCGGGTGGTTCTGGTGAACTCCAATCCGGCCACCATCATGACCGACCCGCTGATGGCCGACGAGGTGTACCTCCGGCCGCTCACCCCGTCGTCCATTGCGCAGATTGCCCGCGAGGAGGAGCCGGACGCCGTGCTGCCCACGATGGGCGGCCAGACCGGCCTCAATGTGGCGCAGGACCTGAAGAAAGATGGATTCTGGCACGAGGAGGGCATCGAAGTGATCGGGGTCGACATCGATACGGTCCAGATCACGGAGGATCGCCAGGAATTTCGGACGCTGATGGACGATATTGGGCTCGACCAGTCCCGCAGTGACACGGCCAAGAGCCTGTTGGAGGCCAAGGAAATCACTCAGGAGCTCGGGGGACTGCCGGTCGTCATCCGGCCGTCGTATACGCTCGGGGGCTCGGGCGGGGGGATCGTGTGGAAGGAGGAGCAATTCGAAGCGATGATCACTCGGGGGCTGGAGCTCTCTCCGACCCATCAGGTGTTGATCGACGAGTGCCTCTTTGGGTGGAAGGAGTACGAGCTGGAGCTGCTCCGCGACCCCAACGACAACGTGATCATCATCGCCTCCATCGAGAACGTGACGCCGATGGGCGTGCACACCGGCGACTCGGTGACTGTGGCGCCCCAGCAGACGTTGACGGACAAGCAGTTTCAGCGGATGCGCGACGCGGCGATCAAGGCGATGAACTCGATTGGCACCTTTGCGGGCGGGTGCAACATCCAGTTTGCCTTCGAGCCGGGCACCGGGCGCATGATTGTGATCGAGATCAACCCGCGGGTGAGCCGCTCCTCGGCCCTCGCCTCGAAGGCGACCGGGTACCCCATCGCGAAGGTGGCGTCGAAGCTGGCGGTTGGCTACACGCTCGACGAGCTGCCGAACGAGGTCACCGGCGACACGAGTGCCTGCTTCGAGCCCTCGCTCGACTACGTGGTCACCAAGATTCCGCGCTTCAACTTCGACAAGTTCGAGGGGGTCGACGAGGAGCTCACCACGCAGATGAAGGCCGTCGGCGAGGTCATGTCGATCGGCCGCACGTTCAACGAAAGCCTGCAGAAGGCCTGGCAGAGCCTCGAAATCGGGTACGCGGGCCTCGGGGCCGACCGCCCGGACGCCGACCGTGAAACGGTGCGTGAGCGGCTGACGGCCCCACGCTGGGACAACCTGCTGCACGTCCGCCACGCCTTCCGCTACGGGGCGAGCGTGGAAGAGGTACACGACATTACCCAGATTGACAAGTGGTTTCTCTATCAGATCAAGGATCTCGTCGCCCTTGAGGAGGCAATCCGCTCCACTTCCCTCCGCGAGATGGACGCCCGCTTCCTTCAAGAGGCCAAGCGCGCGGGCTTCTCCGACGAGCAGATTGCCTTTCTCGTCCCCGAGGACGTGTCCGACCGCGAGGTGCGCGCCCACCGGAAGGACGAAGACGTCACCCCGGCCTATCAGCTCGTCGACACCTGTGCCGGCGAGTTCCCGGCGGAGACGCCCTATTACTATTCCAGCTACGAGACCGTCAACGAGAGCACGGTCACGGACCAGCCGAAGGTGCTAATTCTCGGTTCCGGCCCCAATCGCATTGGGCAGGGCATCGAGTTTGACTACTGCTGCGTCCACGGCGTGAAGGCCGCCCAGGAGATGGGCTACGAGGCCCTCATGCTGAACTGCAACCCCGAAACGGTGTCCACGGACTTCGACGTGGCCGACAAGCTCTACTTTGAGCCGGTCTTCTGGGAGCGGGTGCAGGACGTCATCGACCTGGAGCAGCCGGAGGGGGTGATCCTCCAGCTCGGCGGCCAAACGGCCATCAAGCTCGGCGAGCGGTTCGAGGAGGATGGCATCCAGATCCTGGGAACCTCGTACTCGAAGATGGACCTCGTGGAGGACCGTGGCAAGTTCACGTCCATTCTCCAGAAGCTGGACATTCCGTTCCCGCCCTACGGCGTGGCCCACTCGAGGGAAGAGGCCCTCGAGACCGCCGACCGTCTCGGGTATCCGACCCTGATCCGGCCCAGCTACGTGCTCGGGGGCGAAGGCATGCGCATCGCCATCAATGAGGACGAGGTGGCCGAGTACGTGGGCAACGTCCTGGAGACGTACCCCGACAACGAGATCCTGCTCGACCGCTTCCTCGAAGACGCGGTTGAGCTGGACGTGGACGCCATCTGTGACGGCGATGAGGTCTGGATTGCGGGCATGATGCAGCACATCGAGCCGGCGGGGGTCCACTCCGGCGACTCGACCGCCGTCCTGCCGCCGTTCAGCCTCTCCGACGCGGTGCTGGACACCATTCGGGAGTATGTGCGGGCCCTTGCCTTTGAGCTGGATGTCCTCGGCCTCGTAAACGTGCAGCTCATTGTCAAGGATGGAACGGTGTACGTCATCGAGGCCAATCCGCGGGCCTCCCGCACGGTCCCCTTCATCGCCAAGGCGGCCGACATTCCGATCCCCGCCATCGCCACGAAGGTCATGCTCGGTGAGAAGCTCGAGACCTTCCGCGAGCGGGGCGATCTGCAGTCGGACCTGGAGGAGTACGCAATCAAGGAGCCTGTCTTCTCGTGGGACAAATTCCCGGAGGTGCCGAAGGAACTCGGGCCGGAGATGAAGTCGACGGGCGAGTCGATTGCGTTCGTGGAGTCCCTCGACGCCGAGCAGTTTGAGCAGCCCTACGAGATGAAGGACCTGTACCTATCCCGATAG
- the pssA gene encoding CDP-diacylglycerol--serine O-phosphatidyltransferase, with translation MIDLFGADRAGSTARADDRSSRPASVRRRLRAYRSARREQRGDRPPPRVAVPSFFTLMNLLCGFMALTQVANAAFVMACWLIVLAGFFDLLDGVMARLAGADSPFGVQLDSLSDIVSFGVAPSFLLYGYVLNALNPVGMIVAALPALCGAVRLARYNMTADESDKEGFEGLPIPGQAIAVVALILAAENSPWDGRFALDSLRVVLPVVIVLSGLMVSSIRFDAIPMPSLETVRTHPRKVAAYGLAGLLIVGLQERGLLIVLTAYLLHGVGRALYKLGRALIAPVPDGPPGS, from the coding sequence ATGATCGACCTCTTTGGGGCCGACCGTGCGGGCAGTACGGCCCGGGCGGACGACCGCTCCTCCCGGCCGGCGAGCGTTCGGCGTCGTCTCCGTGCTTATCGGAGTGCGCGCCGTGAGCAGCGGGGCGACCGACCGCCGCCCCGGGTGGCGGTGCCGTCCTTCTTCACGCTGATGAACCTGCTGTGCGGGTTCATGGCCCTCACGCAGGTGGCGAACGCAGCGTTCGTCATGGCCTGCTGGCTCATTGTGCTGGCCGGCTTCTTCGATCTGCTCGACGGCGTGATGGCACGCCTCGCGGGCGCCGACAGCCCATTTGGCGTCCAGCTCGATTCCCTCAGCGACATCGTGTCGTTCGGGGTGGCACCGTCATTTCTGCTCTACGGATACGTGCTGAACGCCCTCAACCCGGTCGGGATGATCGTTGCTGCCCTGCCGGCACTCTGCGGGGCGGTGCGGCTGGCCCGTTACAACATGACCGCGGACGAGAGCGACAAAGAAGGCTTCGAGGGCCTTCCCATTCCGGGACAGGCCATTGCCGTCGTGGCGCTCATCCTGGCTGCCGAGAACTCGCCCTGGGACGGCCGCTTTGCCCTCGACAGCCTCCGCGTCGTGCTGCCCGTCGTTATCGTGTTGTCCGGGCTGATGGTATCGAGCATCCGGTTCGACGCCATCCCCATGCCCTCCCTGGAGACCGTGCGCACGCATCCCCGAAAAGTTGCCGCGTACGGGCTCGCGGGACTGCTGATCGTGGGGCTCCAAGAGCGGGGGCTTCTGATCGTCCTGACTGCCTACCTGTTGCACGGCGTGGGACGGGCTCTCTACAAGCTCGGGCGGGCGCTCATTGCTCCGGTGCCGGACGGGCCGCCGGGCTCCTGA
- a CDS encoding deoxynucleoside kinase, with protein MPLTPPDALDYVAIEGAIGAGTTTLTELLADRFEADPVLERFEENPFLERFYEDRKRWAFQTQLAFLASRFRQQKELSERDLFRDFAVSDYTFDKDRIFARQTLSGDELQLYESLFRLMEPTVPSPDLVVYLRSSPERLLQNIEMRDRLYERDMDPDYIADLHEAYDQYFRQYERTPLLVVNVAEMDFVEHPADFQTLVQHIVAPSEERTRYVHPS; from the coding sequence ATGCCCTTGACCCCGCCGGACGCCCTCGACTATGTGGCCATCGAAGGCGCAATTGGGGCCGGTACCACCACGCTCACCGAGCTCCTGGCCGACCGCTTCGAGGCCGATCCCGTGCTCGAACGGTTCGAAGAAAATCCGTTCCTGGAGCGCTTCTATGAGGACCGGAAGCGGTGGGCCTTCCAGACGCAGCTCGCCTTCCTAGCAAGCCGGTTTCGGCAGCAAAAAGAGCTGTCCGAGCGCGACCTCTTCCGCGACTTCGCGGTGAGCGACTACACGTTCGACAAGGACCGCATCTTCGCCCGGCAGACGCTGAGCGGCGACGAACTGCAGCTCTACGAGTCGCTTTTTCGCCTCATGGAGCCGACCGTCCCGTCGCCCGACCTCGTGGTGTACCTACGCTCCTCCCCCGAGCGGCTCTTGCAGAACATCGAGATGCGTGACCGGCTGTACGAGCGCGACATGGACCCGGACTACATTGCGGACCTCCATGAGGCCTACGACCAGTACTTTCGCCAGTACGAGCGCACCCCCCTCCTCGTGGTGAACGTCGCGGAAATGGACTTCGTAGAGCACCCGGCGGATTTCCAAACACTGGTGCAGCACATTGTCGCCCCGTCTGAGGAGCGCACCCGCTACGTCCACCCGTCGTAG